A window of Nonomuraea angiospora genomic DNA:
ACGCCCGAGCTGAGAGTCTGGCCGATTCCCGAAGTGCTGATGATCTTCCGGATGTATCAGACTGAGTCCATCGACTTCGATGTCGATCTCAGAGAGTTGCAGGGGCAGGAGCGATTGGACGTCCTGGTGGATGTCCTCTGCGTGATCGGACGGCGTCTCGGGAAGTCCGTGTTGATGAGCGCGGAGGGATCTCCTGGTCGTCCAGATCTTGGGTTCGATGTCGAGGCCGACCGGGTGGTAAAGATGGTTGATCCGGGCGTGTAACCGCTGTTGAAGAGCTTGGGGATGGGGCTCATGCCGACCGGCGCATCTCCGTCACGCTGGCAACATGATCGCGGCGGTCTTGACCTCATGACGCGTATGGGACGGACCTGTCGCCCTGACCGCCGTGAGGAGAATGAGATTCTTCCCTGGTTCACGAGATCAGGACTGCAGCCAGCGTCCATCGCGGTATTCGATCGGGATCTCGTCGTCCCCTGGGTCGATCCCAAGCGCCTCCAGCTCATCGAACCACCGGTCTCGACGAGAGTCGGGCAGCCGTGTCCCACACCAGGGACAGAACGAGATGATGACGGAGGAGCTGCCGCCATCATGGACCAGCAAGCCGTACTCGACGAACCGCTCATCGAAACTGATCAGCATGTCTGGGCAGCAGGAGCGATCCGGATGCCGCCCGCAGTTCCGAGTTACCTGTCGAACCATCGACTCGCAGCAGTGCTCGACCAAGGACGCCTCTCCCTCTAATGGCACGCAGAGATCGACAACTCTAGACAAGATCAAAGCCTGGGCGCTGAATCCATCGGCCTACCTGGGCCTCTCGGACGGAGAGCGGGTGACGAGAATCGAACCCGCGCTGTCAGCTTGGGAACTCTTTCGAGATTGTGGCGTCTGAGCAGGGGAACGCTGACCTGGCGTATGCGGGTCGAGCGACCGTGATTCCCTGTGGGCCGCCGACCGTACGGGCATGCAGTGGGAACGACGCGGGCTGTCAAGGTATGTGCTTAGTCCGATCGCCCCGGAGGCGCGTCTGACACGATGGGGGTGTGTCACGCCCTCTCCCACCTTCGGCTCCCGAGGGTCATGTCAGTTTGTTCGTAGATCTCAGTCCGTCCGGGAAGCCCGTGTTCGAAGTCCTGCCTGCGGCCAGGCTCGGTAATGATCGTTATGAGCTGCTTGGAAGTCCTGGTCTCGCTCTCGGCTGTGCGGTAGGTGACATCATCCGGCGTTCGCCTGATGGCCGATTCGTAGTGGAACTCAAGGGCGGCCAGCACTGCGTTCAGGCGGCCGCCATGGGGCCTTTGCCTGACGCCGGACTGCAGACTCTCTCGAATCTGGCTCAGCGATTCAAGGGCATAGCTGAATGGCCTCACGACCGGCGCTTGGCCGTGCTGACGCTTCCCGAATCAACCTTCCTTCCGGAAGCGGAATCGGCTCTCGATGCTTGGGCGAACACAATTCCGGACGCTCGATGGTGGTTCGGTAATCAGGAATGATGCGTCGGCGGTGTCGTGTGCCTTGATTGTGCCATCGGAGATTGGCGACCAGCCTCAAGCCTTCCCGGTCTCCATCCGGTCTGCCGTTGACCCGACCGCGGAGCGGCAGCGGGCCGGCTGGAGCCGGGGGAGGATCATCAATGTTCCCTATCCTCCCTATGGGTGGCTCGAACCCTGCACCGGCCCGGTCCAAGATCAATTAATGAGGCGCTCGTCCGGCTCCAACTCAGCACCCGGGATTGTGGAGCCGAGGAGCTATCCCAGCCCTGACGGAGTGGATCGCACCGCGCCGCACACGTTCTCCACCAAGAAGGACGCGGAGATCTGGCTGACCAACAAAGAGGCCGAACTGCTGGCCGGCGACTGGCTGGACCCGCCTCTCGGGAAAGTCGCTAAAAGTGCGGCGAGGCGTGGGTCGATGAGCGCCCGCGGTCGAGGTGGCTCGCGTCCGGAAGTGGCGAAGGCGTACCGGCTCCTGAAGGCCATCTTCAACACGGCTGTGGAGGACAGGCTGATCAAGGCCGATCGCGGACCCGTAGTCGGCCGCAAGGTGGCTGTGGCGCGATCGACCGCACGTGCTCTCGGGGCGGCCGAGGCAGTTCTCTGGTCCTCCCTGACTCCGTCCTCCGGATGAGCATTTCCTAGGTCACGAACCAGAGCCTCCACGCTACGTAACAGTTTCGTCACTCAAATGAGTATAGTCACGATTAGTGATCTATCGAAAACATTGAGTCTCCCGAAGAGCGGAGGCGGATGTGGCCAGTGAGTTCCAGCGTAGAAAGGTCGGCGGAGTCTTCCGGGCGATGGATGTGGACGGCGACGGCCGACTGACCCAAGCCGACTTCCAGGCGCTCGCCCACCGCTGGACGGCCGTCGGCGGGTCCGTCGACCCAGAGCGACTGGCCTCCATCATGACCGGTTGGTGGCCGGTGCTCCGGGCGGCCTCCGACCCTGGTGGCGATGATGCCGTCTCCCTCGACGAGGTGCTTCGCGTCGTGGAAGGACTCGGTGACATGGCCGACGCGGTCTCCGGCACGGCCGACGCGATGTTCGAGGCCATCGACTTCAATGGCGACGGCCTCATCTCCTGCTCGGAGTACGGCGCGCTCATCGAGACGTGGAACGGGGCGCCCGCGGCGACCGATGAGATCTTCCCGCGCCTCGACCTGGACGGTGACGGCCACCTCACCCGCGATGAGTTTCGCATCCACTGGACGGAGTTCTGGGCCGGCGACGACCCGGACGCTCCCGGAACCTACGTATTCGGCGCGCTGTCGGAATAGCCCGAAGGCGGCGTCCTCAGCGAGGTCGTAGAGCGCACCGAACGCCGGGGCGTTCCGCTATGACAGGACGTTGTCACGGGTGGAGGGTGCGGTCCTGCGCAGGTTCGGCTCCGGCCGTTGTTCCACACCGTGTCGTCGATGGCGGTGCATGGCCCGACCGGGCGGATGATCAGATGCCCCGCAAGCCGCCACAGGACGTTCCGCTCCTCCGGGGCGTCATCCTCGTTCGCGGCGAACTCCAGGACCAACGTCTGGTCCTTGCCGAGGCGCCGGGGTCGGGAGATGGTCCTCGGGCCGCCCAAGTATCCCGCAGGCGCGGGTACATGAGGATCTATGTGAAGCGGGAGGACGATGCGCTCGTCTTCGCGGGGGTCAAGGGCGGCCCGATGCGGCGAGCGGGTTCTACAAGGTGAGCGGTTGGACGTATGCGTACGGGCCATCGGGGTGCCGAGGCTCCATCCGCACGACCTCCACCACGCGGAGAACACGATCGCGGCGGAGCCGGGTACGGGGCTCAAGGACCTGATGGTTCGGATGGGCCATGACGGCGTGCGCGTCGCGATGATCTATCAGACCCGCCTGGCGTTCTGGTACCCGCTGGATGATCAGCGGCCCAAATGGCACGCTAAGACCAATAGGCTCGAACAAGATCAAAGCCCAGATCTTGAAAATTCCGGTCGACCTGGGCTTTCTGCTGTGGAGCGGGT
This region includes:
- a CDS encoding DUF6980 family protein; protein product: MPLEGEASLVEHCCESMVRQVTRNCGRHPDRSCCPDMLISFDERFVEYGLLVHDGGSSSVIISFCPWCGTRLPDSRRDRWFDELEALGIDPGDDEIPIEYRDGRWLQS
- a CDS encoding EF-hand domain-containing protein, with protein sequence MASEFQRRKVGGVFRAMDVDGDGRLTQADFQALAHRWTAVGGSVDPERLASIMTGWWPVLRAASDPGGDDAVSLDEVLRVVEGLGDMADAVSGTADAMFEAIDFNGDGLISCSEYGALIETWNGAPAATDEIFPRLDLDGDGHLTRDEFRIHWTEFWAGDDPDAPGTYVFGALSE
- a CDS encoding DUF4265 domain-containing protein produces the protein MFEVLPAARLGNDRYELLGSPGLALGCAVGDIIRRSPDGRFVVELKGGQHCVQAAAMGPLPDAGLQTLSNLAQRFKGIAEWPHDRRLAVLTLPESTFLPEAESALDAWANTIPDARWWFGNQE